The following proteins come from a genomic window of Pseudomonas sp. Z8(2022):
- a CDS encoding argininosuccinate synthase, giving the protein MADVKKVVLAYSGGLDTSVILKWLQDTYNCEVVTFTADLGQGEEVEPARAKAQALGVKEIYIDDLREEFVRDFVYPMFRANTVYEGEYLLGTSIARPLIAKRLIEIANETGADAISHGATGKGNDQVRFELGAYALKPGVKVIAPWREWDLLSREKLMDYAEKHAIPIERHGKKKSPYSMDANLLHISYEGGVLEDTWTEHEEDMWRWTKSPEAAPDTPTYIELTYKAGDIVAIDGKAMTPAQVLAELNRIGGENGIGRLDIVENRFVGMKSRGCYETPGGTIMLKAHRAIESITLDREVAHLKDELMPKYASLIYNGFWWSPERLMLQQMIDASQASVNGVVRLKLYKGNVIVTGRKSDDSLFDANIATFEEDGGAYNQQDAAGFIKLNALRMRIAAGKGRKLV; this is encoded by the coding sequence ATGGCGGACGTCAAAAAGGTAGTTCTGGCCTATTCCGGTGGCCTGGACACCTCGGTGATCCTCAAGTGGCTGCAAGATACCTATAACTGTGAGGTGGTGACCTTCACCGCTGACCTCGGTCAGGGCGAGGAGGTCGAGCCGGCCCGCGCCAAGGCTCAGGCCCTGGGCGTCAAGGAAATCTATATCGATGACCTGCGCGAAGAGTTCGTCCGCGACTTCGTCTACCCGATGTTCCGCGCCAACACCGTCTACGAAGGCGAGTACCTGCTGGGTACTTCCATCGCCCGTCCGCTGATCGCCAAGCGCCTGATCGAGATCGCCAACGAGACCGGCGCCGACGCCATCTCCCATGGTGCCACCGGCAAGGGCAACGACCAGGTTCGCTTCGAGCTGGGCGCCTATGCGCTGAAACCGGGCGTGAAGGTGATCGCCCCCTGGCGCGAGTGGGATCTGCTCTCGCGCGAGAAGCTGATGGACTACGCCGAGAAGCACGCCATCCCGATCGAGCGCCACGGCAAGAAGAAGTCGCCGTACTCCATGGACGCCAACCTGCTGCACATTTCCTATGAAGGCGGCGTGCTGGAAGACACCTGGACCGAGCACGAAGAAGACATGTGGCGTTGGACCAAGTCGCCGGAAGCGGCGCCGGATACCCCGACCTACATCGAGCTGACCTACAAGGCCGGTGACATCGTCGCCATCGACGGCAAGGCCATGACCCCGGCGCAGGTGCTGGCCGAGCTGAACCGCATCGGTGGCGAGAACGGCATCGGTCGTCTGGACATCGTCGAGAACCGCTTCGTCGGCATGAAGTCCCGCGGCTGCTACGAGACCCCCGGCGGCACCATCATGCTCAAGGCCCACCGTGCCATCGAGTCGATCACCCTCGACCGTGAAGTGGCTCACCTGAAAGACGAGCTGATGCCGAAATACGCCAGCCTGATCTACAACGGCTTCTGGTGGAGCCCTGAGCGTCTGATGCTGCAACAGATGATCGACGCCTCCCAGGCCAGCGTGAACGGCGTGGTACGCCTGAAGCTGTACAAGGGCAACGTCATCGTCACTGGCCGTAAGTCCGACGATTCGCTGTTCGACGCCAACATCGCGACCTTCGAGGAAGATGGCGGCGCCTACAACCAGCAGGACGCGGCGGGCTTCATCAAGCTCAATGCCCTGCGCATGCGCATTGCCGCCGGCAAGGGCCGCAAGCTGGTCTAA
- a CDS encoding PA3496 family putative envelope integrity protein: protein MSTDKEDLELDEDFVADDADDAEPVVEVAKTNLTKRRIIDNFLEERRLHKQLAEYDFDI from the coding sequence ATGAGCACTGACAAAGAAGATCTCGAACTGGACGAAGACTTTGTCGCGGACGATGCAGACGATGCCGAGCCTGTGGTGGAAGTCGCCAAGACCAACCTGACCAAGCGCCGTATCATCGACAATTTTCTCGAAGAGCGTCGCCTGCACAAGCAGCTGGCCGAATACGACTTCGATATCTGA
- the pyrC gene encoding dihydroorotase gives MSDRLTLLRPDDWHIHLRDGAVLPHTVGDAARTFGRAIIMPNLVPPVRNAAEADAYRQRILAARPAGSRFEPLMVLYLTDNTSPEDIRAAKASGYVHAAKLYPAGATTNSDSGVTSIDKIFPALEAMAEVGMLLLVHGEVTRSEIDVFDREKTFIDEHLTRVVERFPTLKVVFEHITTRDAVQFVEAASANVGATITAHHLLYNRNHMLVGGIRPHFYCLPILKRNVHQEALLDAATSGNARFFLGTDSAPHAKHAKEAACGCAGCYTAYAAIELYAEAFEQRGALDKLEAFASFHGPDFYGLPRNTDSITLVREEWTVPATLPLGENSVVPLRAGETLHWKLLEGQA, from the coding sequence ATGTCCGACCGCCTGACTCTTCTGCGTCCCGATGACTGGCACATTCACCTGCGCGATGGCGCGGTGCTGCCACACACCGTCGGCGATGCCGCGCGCACTTTCGGCCGCGCCATCATCATGCCCAACCTGGTACCGCCGGTACGCAATGCCGCCGAGGCCGACGCCTATCGCCAGCGCATTCTCGCTGCGCGCCCGGCTGGTAGCCGCTTCGAGCCGCTGATGGTGCTTTACCTCACCGACAACACCAGCCCCGAAGACATACGCGCGGCCAAAGCCAGCGGTTACGTGCATGCCGCCAAGCTCTACCCGGCCGGTGCCACCACCAACTCCGACTCGGGCGTGACCAGCATCGACAAAATCTTCCCGGCGCTGGAAGCCATGGCCGAAGTCGGCATGCTGCTGCTGGTGCATGGCGAAGTGACCCGCAGCGAAATCGACGTATTCGACCGCGAGAAGACCTTTATCGACGAACACCTTACTCGCGTGGTCGAGCGTTTCCCGACGTTGAAGGTGGTGTTCGAGCACATCACCACGCGTGATGCGGTGCAGTTCGTCGAAGCGGCCTCGGCCAACGTCGGCGCCACCATCACCGCTCACCACCTGCTGTACAACCGCAATCACATGCTGGTCGGTGGTATTCGCCCGCACTTCTATTGCCTGCCGATTCTCAAGCGCAACGTGCACCAGGAGGCCCTGCTCGACGCCGCCACCAGCGGCAACGCCAGGTTCTTCCTCGGCACCGATTCGGCACCGCATGCCAAGCACGCCAAGGAAGCCGCCTGCGGCTGCGCCGGCTGCTACACCGCCTATGCCGCCATCGAGCTGTATGCCGAAGCCTTCGAACAGCGTGGTGCACTGGACAAGCTGGAAGCCTTCGCCAGCTTCCACGGCCCGGACTTCTATGGCCTGCCGCGCAACACCGACTCCATCACCCTGGTGCGTGAAGAATGGACCGTGCCGGCTACCCTGCCGCTGGGCGAGAACAGCGTGGTACCGCTGCGCGCCGGCGAAACCCTGCACTGGAAACTGCTGGAGGGCCAGGCGTGA
- a CDS encoding bacterioferritin-associated ferredoxin has product MYVCLCEGVTDTQIRDAVYEGCCSYREVRGSLGIASQCGKCACLAKQVVRETIAEVQSSQASLAYPAGFVAA; this is encoded by the coding sequence ATGTACGTCTGCCTCTGTGAAGGTGTCACCGATACTCAAATCCGCGATGCGGTCTATGAGGGCTGCTGCAGCTACCGCGAAGTCCGCGGCAGCCTGGGCATCGCCAGCCAGTGTGGCAAATGCGCCTGTCTGGCCAAGCAGGTGGTTCGCGAAACCATTGCCGAAGTGCAGAGCAGCCAGGCCTCGCTGGCCTATCCTGCCGGCTTCGTCGCCGCCTGA
- the gloA gene encoding lactoylglutathione lyase — protein MRLLHTMLRVGDLEKSIAFYTEVLGMTLLRRKDYPDGQFTLAFVGYGDEAHNSVIELTHNWGVDHYELGTGYGHIALEVEDVYKACEDIRGRGGKITREPGPMKHGTSILAFVEDPDGYKIELLSPSRSD, from the coding sequence ATGAGACTGCTGCATACGATGTTGCGCGTCGGCGATCTGGAAAAGTCCATCGCCTTTTACACCGAAGTGCTGGGCATGACCCTGCTGCGGCGCAAGGATTATCCGGACGGCCAGTTCACCCTGGCGTTCGTCGGCTACGGCGACGAAGCGCACAACAGCGTGATCGAGCTGACCCACAACTGGGGCGTCGATCACTACGAGCTGGGCACCGGCTACGGCCATATCGCTCTGGAGGTCGAGGACGTCTACAAGGCCTGCGAGGACATTCGTGGGCGCGGTGGCAAGATCACCCGCGAGCCCGGCCCGATGAAGCACGGCACGAGCATTCTGGCCTTCGTCGAGGATCCGGACGGCTACAAGATCGAACTGCTCTCGCCGTCGCGCAGCGACTGA
- a CDS encoding DUF2288 domain-containing protein, with product MTDQSSTLYAKLLGETAPIRWQELQPFFARGALLWVEGNQDLVAVAQAVAENDQTRVAQWMNQGLLCKFEDSRAEDLLARDPQLWAVVVAPWVLVQERAGSSALH from the coding sequence ATGACGGATCAATCTAGCACCCTCTATGCCAAGCTGCTCGGCGAGACAGCGCCGATTCGCTGGCAGGAACTGCAGCCATTCTTCGCTCGTGGCGCGCTGCTCTGGGTCGAGGGCAATCAGGATCTGGTGGCGGTCGCACAGGCCGTGGCCGAGAACGATCAGACGCGTGTCGCGCAGTGGATGAACCAGGGCCTGCTGTGCAAGTTCGAAGATTCACGTGCCGAAGATCTGCTCGCGCGTGATCCGCAACTGTGGGCAGTGGTGGTGGCGCCCTGGGTGCTGGTACAGGAGAGGGCAGGTAGTTCGGCTTTGCACTGA
- a CDS encoding flagellar protein MotY, which translates to MRAPNYLLISLLAGMPLCLPAHAISFQTRLEKVEWTVEGDQFECRLSQPISNFGSGEFVRRAGEQVTFRLKARERWMGAGSATLLAAAAPWQPGRGDINLGVVSVGNGEVPFNSSQEQGARLLTGLLEGRSPVVRHRTLNGGDNLEVRLLPVKFHKAYDDYQACTAKLLPVNFDQIRQAQIGFPGGGIDLDPMAKAKLDIILDFVKADPSINSFQIDGHADNSGNRLTNRDLSRRRALAVQEYLIAGGIPAEQITMRFHGERYPLVPNNSEANRAKNRRATLRLDRVPQQSVPDPATTPVEASGSEPS; encoded by the coding sequence GTGCGTGCGCCTAATTACCTCCTGATCAGCCTGCTGGCTGGCATGCCTCTGTGCCTGCCAGCGCACGCCATCAGCTTCCAGACCCGGCTGGAGAAGGTGGAGTGGACGGTGGAGGGCGATCAGTTCGAATGCCGCCTGAGCCAGCCGATCAGCAACTTTGGCAGCGGCGAGTTCGTGCGCCGCGCGGGTGAGCAGGTCACCTTCCGCCTCAAGGCCCGTGAGCGCTGGATGGGCGCGGGTTCGGCGACCCTGCTGGCGGCAGCGGCGCCCTGGCAGCCAGGGCGCGGCGACATCAATCTGGGTGTGGTCAGCGTCGGCAATGGCGAGGTGCCGTTCAACAGCTCGCAGGAGCAGGGTGCACGCCTGCTCACCGGTCTGCTGGAAGGGCGCAGCCCGGTGGTGCGCCATCGCACGCTCAATGGCGGCGACAATCTGGAAGTGCGGTTGCTGCCGGTGAAGTTTCACAAGGCCTATGACGATTACCAGGCGTGCACCGCCAAGCTGCTGCCGGTCAATTTCGATCAAATTCGCCAGGCGCAGATCGGCTTTCCCGGTGGCGGCATCGATCTCGACCCAATGGCCAAGGCCAAGCTCGATATCATCCTCGACTTCGTCAAGGCTGACCCGAGCATCAACAGCTTTCAGATCGACGGTCACGCCGACAACAGCGGCAATCGCCTGACCAATCGTGATCTTTCCCGTCGCCGTGCCTTGGCCGTGCAGGAGTATCTGATAGCCGGGGGTATTCCGGCCGAGCAGATCACCATGCGCTTTCATGGCGAGCGTTACCCGCTGGTGCCGAACAACAGCGAAGCCAATCGTGCCAAGAACCGCCGCGCAACCTTGCGTCTGGATCGTGTGCCGCAGCAGAGCGTTCCCGATCCCGCCACCACGCCGGTCGAGGCGTCAGGTAGCGAGCCCAGCTGA
- the rnt gene encoding ribonuclease T, with amino-acid sequence MSEDNYEDELEPSLPSGPRTPMAARFRGYLPVVVDVETGGFNCATDALLEIAATTIAMDESGFLYPDHTHFFRVEPFEGANIEAAALEFTGIKLDHPLRMAVSEEHALGEIFKGLRKSIKSAGCKRAILVGHNSSFDLGFLNAAVARCGIKRNPFHPFSSFDTATLAGLAYGQTVLAKACQAAGIEFDGKEAHSARYDTEKTAELFCGIVNRWKEMGGWDEFDQ; translated from the coding sequence GTGAGCGAAGACAACTACGAAGACGAACTCGAACCCAGCCTGCCGTCCGGGCCGCGCACGCCCATGGCAGCGCGCTTTCGCGGCTATCTGCCGGTGGTTGTGGACGTGGAAACCGGCGGTTTCAACTGCGCCACCGACGCCCTGCTGGAGATTGCGGCGACCACCATCGCCATGGACGAGAGCGGCTTCCTCTATCCGGATCACACCCACTTCTTCCGCGTCGAACCCTTCGAGGGCGCCAATATCGAAGCGGCTGCACTGGAGTTCACCGGCATCAAGCTCGACCACCCACTGCGCATGGCGGTGAGCGAGGAGCATGCCCTGGGGGAAATCTTCAAGGGCCTGCGCAAGTCGATCAAATCGGCCGGTTGCAAGCGCGCGATCCTGGTCGGGCACAACAGCAGCTTCGACCTGGGTTTCCTCAACGCCGCTGTGGCTCGCTGTGGCATCAAGCGCAACCCCTTCCATCCCTTCTCCAGCTTCGATACGGCCACGCTGGCAGGCCTCGCCTACGGCCAGACCGTGCTGGCCAAGGCGTGCCAGGCTGCCGGCATCGAGTTCGATGGCAAGGAAGCGCACTCGGCGCGCTATGACACCGAGAAGACCGCCGAGCTGTTCTGCGGGATCGTCAATCGTTGGAAGGAAATGGGCGGCTGGGACGAGTTCGATCAGTGA
- a CDS encoding DUF5064 family protein — protein sequence MFEPGHLHRSNPPGQSGQPGYSIDFYYEVREDPQEGPMLHGRLVGEIEGKAFEEVFEMHRDTAFNFASVISRLTARHGLPANHSLIMSAHAEYDAIFEDIRAKLHARPGDSVDLDHLERDGL from the coding sequence ATGTTCGAACCCGGCCATCTGCATCGCAGCAATCCTCCCGGCCAGAGCGGCCAACCCGGTTACAGCATCGATTTCTACTATGAAGTGCGTGAGGACCCGCAGGAGGGCCCCATGCTGCACGGGCGCCTGGTAGGCGAGATCGAAGGCAAGGCGTTCGAAGAAGTCTTCGAGATGCATCGCGATACCGCATTCAACTTCGCCAGCGTGATTTCACGGCTGACGGCCAGGCATGGTCTGCCCGCCAACCATAGCCTGATCATGTCGGCGCATGCCGAGTACGACGCGATCTTCGAGGATATTCGTGCCAAGCTGCACGCCAGGCCGGGAGACTCGGTAGATCTCGATCACCTGGAGCGTGACGGTCTATAG